A segment of the Deinococcus sp. HSC-46F16 genome:
AAAGCCGTGGGCCTTTTCGGCGTCGGTGTGGTCACTCTGGGTCGTGCCGTCCTCCACCCGGCCCGCACGCGGCAAAGCCCCACTGCGCACCAGCAGGGCTTCGGAAAGCGTCGTCTTGCCCGATCCGCTGTGGCCCACCAGGCTCACCACACGGACCGGCATGTCCTGTCTCCCGTCTTGCACGGACAAACCACCTGACCTTTGTTCTGGGGCGCGTTCTGGCAGGCAGAAGGAGCGCACGAACAGGCGGGCGAACGGCCACCGCAGCCTCGTCAAGCTTGTGTGGGCCGAGCATACACCCGCAGCGTGACGAACATAACGTTCTGCTCAAGGTCTGCCCAGGAGCGGCTTTAGGGAGACCTCAGCCAGATGGGGAGGGCGGCGGCGAAACTGCTACGCGTAAGGGCGAGCGCCTCGCTCTGCACGCAAGAGCACCACCATTCCATGCACGGAGGCAACACATGACCCAGATGAACCTGATGCGCCTGTCCGACCTGAGCCGCGACAACATGTACGACAACGCGGGCGTCTACAACCCCAGCGGCAACACCGCCTACGGATACAACGGTGAGAAGATCGGCACCGTGCGCGACGCGCTGGTGGACCCCAGCAGCGGCCGCATCCGCTACCTGATCCTGGACGTGGGCGGCTGGTTCTCCTCGAAGGAAGTCGTCGTGCCGGTCGGTGACGCCCGCTTCGACGACAGCGGCGTGTACTTCGACAACCTGACCAAGGACCAGGTCCGCGACCTCGAAGAGTACCGCTACGACCAGACCTACACCGATACCAGCTTCCAGCAGACGAACGAGCGCGTCCTGCGGGCAGCCGACACCGACGAGACCGCCTACCGCGAGCGGGCCTACCGCACGCCGGACCGCCTCCAGCTTCTGGAAGAGCGCCTGGTCGTCAACAAGGAGCGCTTCCGCGCCGGGGCCGTCGAGATCGGCAAGCACGTCGAAACCCGTCAGGAGCAGGTCAACGTGGGCCTCCAGCGCGAGGAAGTCGTCATTGAGCGTCACCCCGTGACCGAAGCCCGCCCGGTCGAGGGCGCGGTGCTGGGCGCGGCGAGCGAGACGGTGCGCGTGGACCTCGAAGCCGAGCGGGCCAATGTTGGCAAGCAGGCCTACGTGGTCGAGGAAGTCGAGATCGGCAAGCGCACCGTGACCGACACCCAGACCGTGACCGAGACCGTGGGCCGCGAAGTGCTCGACGTCAACAAGACGGGCGAAGTGCGCCTGCAAGACGGCGACACCACCACCAGCACCACCATGACGGACACCGACCGCAACAACGGTCGCCGCTGATCAGGCACGACCCTCCGCCACTCAGGTGCGGGGGCGGAGGCGGGGGCAACCCCGCCTTCTTCTTGGTTCCCCCACTGGAAAGGACCCCCATGGACGACCACAGACCCGACCACGACCGCCCCACCGACGCGGCCCTGCGCGAGCAGGATGAGCGCCGTGAGCTGATCGAGCGCCTGCGCCTGCACGAGGAACGTGCCCTCGTGGAGGTCGTGCCCGAGACGGTCGGTGCCGTTACCATCCGCCGCGTGGTCACCGAGCGTCAGGAAAATGTGCCCATCACCCTGCGCCGCGAACACCTCGAAATCACCGTGCGCGAGAATACCGGCGGGCAGGCGACCCTCAACGGCGAAGAGTTGGAGGTGGGCCGCGTCTACGAGGTCCCGCTGTACGAGGAACGGGCGCTGATCGAAAAGCAGGTCTATCCCTTCAGCGACGTGACCATCGCCAAGGAAGCCCGCGTGTACACCCAGACCCAAGAGATCACCCTGCGCCGCGAGGAACTCGCCGTGGAGGACCCGCAGGGGCTGGTGCGCGAGCGGACAATGCCCACTCCGCTCGACCCCGACCCCACCCGCTGAGCCGCCCCTCCCTTGCCGCCCGCCGGACCCTACCGGGGGCGGCTTGTCGTGGGGGCAGGCCCTATCCTGCGGGCCGATGACCGACGCCGACCCTTCTCCTGCCGGACCCATCCTGCTGACCCCCGACGGCTCACGCACCGCCCTGAGCGCCCGCTACGGCGAGGCCTACGGCTCTCGGCACGGGGCAGCGGCGCAGGCCCGGCATGTCTTCGTGGAGGGGAGCGGCACCCACGAACACCCCTGCCCCCGCGTGCTGGAGGTGGGCTTCGGGCTGGGCGTCAACTTCCGAGCGACGCTAGCGGAATGTGCGCGGCGCGGCGTCCCGCTGGAGTACGTGGCCTACGAGTTCGACCCCGCGCCCGTGGCCGTGCTGCGGGAGGTGGCCGAGGGCAGCGAGGGGGCCGACGATCCCGCGTGGGAGGGGGTGCTGGCGGGGTGGGGCGGACCGGACCCTCTGACCGTTCGGGTGCCCGGCGTCTCCCTCACCGTCCGGTTCGAGGACATCCGCACCGCGCCGCTCCCCCAGGACTGGGCCACCGCCCTCTACCTCGACGGCTTCTCGCCCGCCCGCAACCCGGAAGTCTGGACGCCCGAGGTGGTGGGGCGGCTGGCCTCGGCCCTGGCGCCGGGGGGCGTGCTGACGACCTACAGCGCCGCCGGACACGTGCGCCGGGCGCTGGCGGCAGCGGGTCTGGAGGTCGAGCGCCGCCCCGGTCCCCCCGGCAAGCGCGAGCATCTGCGGGCGGTGCGGCGGTGAGGGTGCTCGTCGTGGGCGGCGGCGTCGCGGGCGCGGCGGTGGCGTACTTCGCGGCGCAGGGGGGGGCGCAGGTGACGGTGGTGGACGCTGGGATTCACGCGGCGAGCCACGTGCCTTCCGCCCTGCTCAACCCGGTGCGCGGGCAGTCGGGACAGGTGGACGGGCGGGCATTAGAGGGCCTCGCGCTGACCTGGGCACTGGTGCGCGAGTTGGAGGCGGCGGGCTGGTCCATTCCCCACGGTCAGGAGGGCGTGCTGCGCCCGGTGCCCGACGAGCGCACGCGGGCCAAGTTCGCGCGGAACCTCCCCCCGGCCCTCCCCCACCGCTGGCTGACGCCGGGGGACTTTCCTGCGTCCCTCTCCCCAGGCTGGCCGCACGCCCTGCTGATCCCGGCAGGGGGCTGGCTGGACGGCGCGGCCTTCTGCGCGGGGCTGCTGGACGTGAGCGGGGCGGAGGTCGTGCGGGGTCGGGCGGTCGCCTGGGACGCCCACTCGATCACACTGGAGGAAGGTCCCCGGCTCCAGGGCGACGCGCTGGTCTGGTGCGGCGGCGCGGTGGGGTCGGGCTGGGCGAGCGAAGCGGGCACCCACCGGGCAGGCACGCTGCTCACGCTGGACCGCCCGGCCACGGCCCTCCCGGTGAGCTTCGGGGCGTACCTTGCACCGAGGGCCGGGGGAACGGGCGTTCTGGGGGCGACGTTCGAGGTCCCGACGCCGACCTGGCAGGAGCCGACCCTCCCCGCCGCTTCACTGCGCTGGCTGCTGAACCGGGGGGACGCGCTGGCTGACCTGCGCGGCGTGCGGGTGACCGGACGCTGGAGCGGCATCCGCCTCTCCGGGCTGGTGGCCGGACGGCAGCCAGACGGCGTGTGGCGGCTCTCCGGGCTGAGCAGCAAGGGCTTTTTGCTGGGGCCGCTGCTCGCGCGTCACGTTGCGGGTGACGTGCTGCGGGAGACCGCAACGTAACGCCGGGCACAGGCACCGCTTACACTGGCGGGGTTATGGCGAAGTACCGCATCTGTTTGATTGAGGGAGACGGCATCGGCCACGAAGTCATCCCCGCCGCCCGCCGCGTGCTGGAAGCCGCTGGCCTCGACGCCGAGTACGTGACCGCCGAGGCGGGCTACGAGTACTTTCTCGACCATGGCACCAGCGTGCCGCAAGCCACCTACGAGGCCGTGGAGAATACCGACGCGACCCTTTTCGGCGCGGCGACCAGCCCCAGCGGCGAGAAGCCCGACGGGTTCTTCGGCGCGATTCGCCACCTGCGGCGCAAGTACAACCTGTACGCCAACGTGCGCCCCACCCGCACCCGCCCGGTGCCCGGCGCCTACGAGAACGTGGACCTCGTGATCGTGCGCGAGAACACCCAGGGCCTGTATGTCGAGCAGGAGCGGCGCTACGGCGACACCGCGATCGCCGACACCGTGATCACCAAGGACGCCAGCGACCGCATCGGCAAGTTCGCCGCCGACCTCGCGCTGAAGCGCCGCAAGAAGCTCACGGTGGTCCACAAGGCCAACGTGCTGCCCGTCACCCAGGGCCTCTTTATGGACAGCGTGCTGGAGCAGGCGCAGGGCGTCCAGGGCCTGACCACGAACACCATGATCGTGGACAACGCGGCGATGCAGCTCGTGCGCAATCCCTCGCAGTTCGATGTGATGGTCATGACGAACATGTTCGGGGACATCCTCTCCGACCTCGCCGCCGGGCTGGTGGGCGGGCTGGGCATCGCCGCGAGCGGGAACGTCGGCGATCAGTTCGGCATCTTCGAGAGCGTGCACGGCTCGGCGCCAGACATTGCCGGGCAGGGCATCTCCAACCCCACGGCGACCATGCTGGCGTCGGTGCTGATGCTCGACCACATCGGGGCGCACGACGTGGCCCGCCGCATTGACGAGGCCGTGAACACGGTGCTCACTGAGGGGCCGCGCACCCGTGACCTCGGCGGCACCGCCGGAACGAAGGAGTTCACGGACGCGGTGATCGCGCGGCTGTAGGGCTGCGGGGGATGGGGGCCGGATGCCTGCGAGGGCCCGGCCCTTGTTCTCTGACTGCCGGAAAGCACTCCCCTCCGTGCTACCCTCCCCGGTTGAGATGCTGCGCCCCTGCCTGTCCCCTGCCCTCCGCTGGAGCCGCCCATGATGGTCGTGGCGGCTCTTCTCTCGTGGTTTCTTGTGGGCCTCTTTATCCGCGTCAGTCGGGCGCGGGGCTGGGGCCAGCCCATCCGGGCGGACGGGCCGCAGACACACCTGAAAAAGGAGGGAACGCCCACGGCGGGCGGCGTGGCTTTCGTGCTGGCGCTCGCGCTGGTGTTCTTCCCGCTGTACCTGACCGGGAACGCGGGCGGCGAGCGCGAGCTGCTGATCATGCTCGCGGCGCTGGCGATGGGCGTGATCGGCGGGATTGACGACCTGCTCAAGATCGTCTCGCGGATGCGCGGCAAGGGCAAGAAGGAACTGCTGGCCCGCGAGAAGTTCCCGCTGCAATTTCTGGTGGGGCTGGTCTTCGCCTTTTTCGCCGCGCCGCTCGCCTCGCACGAGGTCTTGCCCAGCCTGGGGCCGGTCCTCGACGTGATCCTGCTGACACTGGTGATGGTGGGCGCGGTCAACGCCTTCAACTTCACGGACGGGCTCGACGGGCTGCTGGCAGGAGTCGCCATGATCGTGCTGCTGCCGCTGCTGGCGGTGTCGCCCGTCTCGGCGCTGATGGTGGCCGTGCTGCTGGGCTTCCTGTGGTTCAACGCGCACCCGGCACGGGTCTTTATGGGCGACATGGGCAGCCACGCGATCGGGGCGGTCGCGGCGGGGGCTTACGTGCTGTACGCCGACGTGTGGCTGCTGCCGCTGGCGGCGATTATCCCGGTGGTCGCCGTGCTGAGCGTGGCGATTCAGGTGATCTCGTTCAAGACGCGGGGCAAGCGCGTCTTCAAGATGAGCCCGATTCAGCATCACTTCGAGCTGAGTGGCTGGCCCGAAACGCACGTCACCACCCGCTTCTGGGTGATTACAGCGGTGGCGACCGCATTGGTGTGGTGGATTCTGGGGGGCAGGCCGTAGGGCGGGAAGTCGGGAGTCGGGAATGGGAGCCAGAGCAAATGCCTCGGCTCCCACTTTCTTGTTCCACTCACTACTGCCCACTCTTCGCTTTCCACTCACCCCCTACACTTGCCGGGTGAAGCCCCCCGACCTCCCGGCCCTCCTCGCCCGCCGTGCCCATCTGCCCGCGGGGGGCACGACCGTGTACCGGGCGGCGCACACCACCGAGACGGGGGGCCTCTTCGCGCTGGACCTCGCGGGGGACGCGGCGGTGCTGAGCCTGTACGCGGACCTGTCGTCGGGGGAGGAGGCGAGGCTGGCGGCGGCGTGCGGTGCCCTGCCCGGTGTGGCGGGGGTGTACCTCAAACGCCGCCCGGCCGAGGCCCGGCACGCGGCGAACGTGGCCCGCGAATGGCTCACGCCCCCTGAGCCGGTCTGGGGCGAGGCGCGGCCCGAGGTGACCGCGCTGGAGGCGGGGGTGCCCTTCCTGATCCGGCCGGGCGGCGACCTCAGCATCGGCCTGTTCACGGACGCCCGGCCGCTGCGGGCCTGGGTACGGGCGCACGCGCCGGAGGGCGGGCGGGTGCTGAACACCTTCGCCTACACCTGCGGCTTCGGCCTCAGCGCGGCGCTAGGCGGGGCGGGGGTCGTCAAGAACGTGGACCTCTCGCGGAAGGTGCTGGTCTGGGGACAGGAGAATTACGCGCTGAGCGGCCTTCCGGCTCCCGACGCGGACTTCCTGTATGGGGACGTGTTCGAGTGGCTCGGCAGGTTGCGCAAGCGGGGCGACCGCTTCGACCTCGTGGTGCTCGACCCGCCCTCCTTCGCGCGGGGGAAAACGGGGATATGGCGGGCCGAGCGCGACTACGCGCGGCTGGCGGCGCTGGCGGCGGAAGTGACCGCGCCGGGGGGCCGGGTGCTCGCCGTGACGAACCACGCGGGGTTAAGCGGCGCGGCTTTCGAGCGAATGGTTGCAGCCGGGCTGACGGAGGCCGAGCGGCGGGGCCAGCTCCTCACCCGGCTGGGCGCGGGCGAGGACTATCCCGGCGCGGCCCACCTCAAAGCCGGAGTGTGGGCGCTGAATTGAGCGTCACCCCCCGCGCGGTGGAGCGAAAGGCGACAGCTCGCCGCCGATAAAGGTGCAGGCCACGTCCCCCAATGGCACGTCCTCGCCCACGTCGCCGTGGACCGCGATGACCCCACGCAGGAGCACGTCCACCACCTCGCCCGACTCGATGCGGGCGAGTTCGTCCGGCGTCACGAAGCCGCTGAGGCTCACGTTCCCGACCGTGAAGCTGACGAACTCGGTGGCCCCGTCCATGCCCCAGCCTACCTTCCCCGCCGCTTGTGGACCGGGTCACTTCGTTTTTCAAAGCAGCGGGTATGCTGTAACCATGACCGGGAACGCGACCGAACAGACCCAGGTGCTTGTGCCCCTGACGACGCCCGAAGAGGTGGACCAGTTCCTGCGGGAGTACCCGCTGGCCGCCGTGTTCAAGGCCGGAAC
Coding sequences within it:
- a CDS encoding DUF2382 domain-containing protein — protein: MTQMNLMRLSDLSRDNMYDNAGVYNPSGNTAYGYNGEKIGTVRDALVDPSSGRIRYLILDVGGWFSSKEVVVPVGDARFDDSGVYFDNLTKDQVRDLEEYRYDQTYTDTSFQQTNERVLRAADTDETAYRERAYRTPDRLQLLEERLVVNKERFRAGAVEIGKHVETRQEQVNVGLQREEVVIERHPVTEARPVEGAVLGAASETVRVDLEAERANVGKQAYVVEEVEIGKRTVTDTQTVTETVGREVLDVNKTGEVRLQDGDTTTSTTMTDTDRNNGRR
- a CDS encoding YsnF/AvaK domain-containing protein encodes the protein MDDHRPDHDRPTDAALREQDERRELIERLRLHEERALVEVVPETVGAVTIRRVVTERQENVPITLRREHLEITVRENTGGQATLNGEELEVGRVYEVPLYEERALIEKQVYPFSDVTIAKEARVYTQTQEITLRREELAVEDPQGLVRERTMPTPLDPDPTR
- the mnmD gene encoding tRNA (5-methylaminomethyl-2-thiouridine)(34)-methyltransferase MnmD, with protein sequence MTDADPSPAGPILLTPDGSRTALSARYGEAYGSRHGAAAQARHVFVEGSGTHEHPCPRVLEVGFGLGVNFRATLAECARRGVPLEYVAYEFDPAPVAVLREVAEGSEGADDPAWEGVLAGWGGPDPLTVRVPGVSLTVRFEDIRTAPLPQDWATALYLDGFSPARNPEVWTPEVVGRLASALAPGGVLTTYSAAGHVRRALAAAGLEVERRPGPPGKREHLRAVRR
- a CDS encoding FAD-dependent oxidoreductase; translated protein: MRVLVVGGGVAGAAVAYFAAQGGAQVTVVDAGIHAASHVPSALLNPVRGQSGQVDGRALEGLALTWALVRELEAAGWSIPHGQEGVLRPVPDERTRAKFARNLPPALPHRWLTPGDFPASLSPGWPHALLIPAGGWLDGAAFCAGLLDVSGAEVVRGRAVAWDAHSITLEEGPRLQGDALVWCGGAVGSGWASEAGTHRAGTLLTLDRPATALPVSFGAYLAPRAGGTGVLGATFEVPTPTWQEPTLPAASLRWLLNRGDALADLRGVRVTGRWSGIRLSGLVAGRQPDGVWRLSGLSSKGFLLGPLLARHVAGDVLRETAT
- a CDS encoding isocitrate/isopropylmalate dehydrogenase family protein; translated protein: MAKYRICLIEGDGIGHEVIPAARRVLEAAGLDAEYVTAEAGYEYFLDHGTSVPQATYEAVENTDATLFGAATSPSGEKPDGFFGAIRHLRRKYNLYANVRPTRTRPVPGAYENVDLVIVRENTQGLYVEQERRYGDTAIADTVITKDASDRIGKFAADLALKRRKKLTVVHKANVLPVTQGLFMDSVLEQAQGVQGLTTNTMIVDNAAMQLVRNPSQFDVMVMTNMFGDILSDLAAGLVGGLGIAASGNVGDQFGIFESVHGSAPDIAGQGISNPTATMLASVLMLDHIGAHDVARRIDEAVNTVLTEGPRTRDLGGTAGTKEFTDAVIARL
- a CDS encoding phospho-N-acetylmuramoyl-pentapeptide-transferase, producing MMVVAALLSWFLVGLFIRVSRARGWGQPIRADGPQTHLKKEGTPTAGGVAFVLALALVFFPLYLTGNAGGERELLIMLAALAMGVIGGIDDLLKIVSRMRGKGKKELLAREKFPLQFLVGLVFAFFAAPLASHEVLPSLGPVLDVILLTLVMVGAVNAFNFTDGLDGLLAGVAMIVLLPLLAVSPVSALMVAVLLGFLWFNAHPARVFMGDMGSHAIGAVAAGAYVLYADVWLLPLAAIIPVVAVLSVAIQVISFKTRGKRVFKMSPIQHHFELSGWPETHVTTRFWVITAVATALVWWILGGRP
- a CDS encoding class I SAM-dependent methyltransferase; amino-acid sequence: MKPPDLPALLARRAHLPAGGTTVYRAAHTTETGGLFALDLAGDAAVLSLYADLSSGEEARLAAACGALPGVAGVYLKRRPAEARHAANVAREWLTPPEPVWGEARPEVTALEAGVPFLIRPGGDLSIGLFTDARPLRAWVRAHAPEGGRVLNTFAYTCGFGLSAALGGAGVVKNVDLSRKVLVWGQENYALSGLPAPDADFLYGDVFEWLGRLRKRGDRFDLVVLDPPSFARGKTGIWRAERDYARLAALAAEVTAPGGRVLAVTNHAGLSGAAFERMVAAGLTEAERRGQLLTRLGAGEDYPGAAHLKAGVWALN